The following are encoded in a window of Syntrophorhabdus sp. genomic DNA:
- a CDS encoding solute-binding protein: MSGRPLFRWVLRITIVCVVLAVCLWTIWPWLPSQKDRRPRTIVLYGFSILEPVITKGIFPAFQKRWFEQTGQRVELISSFGGSGTVTNQLIMGVPAEVAILSTELDAQRLHKAGVVRGDTWKRLPHKGVMNRTPFIIQVRPGNPKGIYDFPDLTRPGIRIVHTDPLTSGAANWAIVAEYGAAVRRTGSDPDAGRAMLLGIWRNVAVQAGSGRAARTQFDSGFGDALITYEQDAIWSRSRGSSRFEIVYPRSTILSEHTVVVIDQRVSEKQRELVGAFVDFLWSEEAQRIFVRSGFRSVDERLNSLNPQFGHIHDPFFIDDFGGWRKAKVTIIDEMWKNGVLKELKP, translated from the coding sequence ATGTCTGGTCGTCCTCTCTTTCGGTGGGTCCTGAGAATAACAATCGTCTGCGTGGTCCTCGCGGTATGCTTGTGGACGATCTGGCCCTGGCTGCCTTCGCAGAAGGACAGACGTCCCAGGACGATCGTGCTCTACGGTTTTTCCATCCTTGAACCTGTGATCACGAAGGGGATATTCCCGGCTTTCCAGAAGAGGTGGTTCGAGCAGACGGGGCAGAGGGTGGAACTCATCAGCTCCTTCGGCGGGTCGGGTACCGTGACGAACCAGTTGATCATGGGGGTTCCCGCGGAGGTAGCCATCCTCTCGACGGAGCTCGACGCCCAGCGCCTTCACAAGGCAGGTGTTGTTCGCGGCGACACCTGGAAGAGGCTGCCGCATAAGGGCGTGATGAACCGCACCCCCTTCATAATACAGGTACGACCGGGCAATCCGAAGGGAATATACGATTTCCCGGACCTCACCCGGCCCGGGATACGCATCGTCCACACGGACCCGTTGACATCGGGGGCCGCCAACTGGGCCATCGTGGCCGAATATGGTGCTGCCGTGAGACGAACCGGTTCGGACCCCGACGCGGGGAGGGCCATGCTGCTTGGCATCTGGAGAAACGTGGCGGTCCAGGCAGGCAGCGGCAGGGCGGCCAGGACCCAGTTCGACAGCGGTTTTGGCGACGCCCTCATCACCTATGAACAGGACGCCATATGGAGCCGCTCCCGCGGCTCGTCACGCTTTGAGATCGTTTACCCCCGAAGCACGATCCTGAGCGAACACACGGTGGTCGTCATTGATCAGCGTGTTTCGGAAAAACAAAGGGAACTCGTCGGCGCCTTCGTTGATTTCCTCTGGAGCGAGGAAGCGCAGCGCATCTTTGTAAGGAGCGGGTTTCGCAGCGTCGATGAGAGGTTGAATTCACTCAACCCGCAGTTCGGACATATCCACGACCCCTTCTTCATCGACGATTTCGGAGGCTGGCGGAAGGCGAAGGTCACCATCATCGATGAAATGTGGAAGAATGGGGTCCTTAAGGAGTTGAAGCCATGA
- a CDS encoding ABC transporter permease, translating into MNQGKAFYKKISHILPAGFLVLVLLPLLLLPLASVFIYATRGGPGNLGASLITTDVLFALRFSLIVAFATAVINTVLGTYAAWVLSKTRFPGREQLGIILNLPVAIPNVVVGTSLLLLWGPIGLFGQVLEPLGIQPMFTPVGVLLAHVFVTFPYMLGTIKPLLDDLETTYEEAAYTMGASRWQAFLHVVFPALKGGLLTGALLTFAHSLGEFGATVMVSGNLRLRTQTAPLYIFSQFESGNIQAANSVAAVLAILSFGLFSLILFLAARTGRKGAQRGK; encoded by the coding sequence ATGAACCAGGGCAAGGCGTTCTACAAGAAGATCTCACACATACTCCCCGCGGGCTTTCTGGTGCTGGTCCTGCTTCCCCTGTTGCTCCTGCCCCTGGCATCGGTCTTTATCTATGCCACGCGGGGAGGCCCTGGCAATCTTGGGGCTTCCCTCATCACGACGGATGTGCTTTTCGCCCTGCGCTTCAGCCTGATCGTGGCCTTCGCCACTGCGGTGATCAACACCGTGCTCGGCACCTACGCGGCCTGGGTCCTCAGCAAGACCCGCTTCCCCGGGCGCGAACAGCTGGGGATCATACTGAATCTGCCTGTCGCCATACCCAACGTTGTCGTCGGCACATCCCTGCTGTTGCTCTGGGGGCCTATCGGACTCTTCGGACAGGTGCTGGAGCCCCTGGGGATACAGCCCATGTTCACCCCCGTGGGTGTCCTGCTGGCGCACGTGTTTGTCACGTTTCCCTACATGCTGGGAACCATCAAGCCCCTGCTGGACGATCTGGAGACGACGTACGAAGAGGCCGCGTACACCATGGGCGCCAGCCGGTGGCAGGCTTTTCTGCACGTTGTGTTTCCGGCGCTCAAGGGCGGCCTGCTCACGGGTGCCCTGCTGACCTTTGCCCACTCCCTGGGTGAGTTCGGGGCAACGGTCATGGTATCGGGGAACCTGAGACTGCGGACACAGACTGCCCCGTTGTACATCTTCTCCCAGTTCGAGAGCGGCAACATTCAGGCGGCCAATTCAGTTGCGGCCGTCCTTGCCATCCTTTCCTTCGGGCTCTTCTCCCTTATCCTTTTTCTCGCCGCGCGAACGGGCAGGAAAGGGGCTCAGCGAGGTAAATAA